In Formosa haliotis, the sequence GGTTTAAGCATTTCTGCAATGGTTGGATCTTCTTTTTGAAGTCCTATAGGATCTCCTGGCATACCTATTTTTAGTAATCCCGTACGCTTTGGTGACTGCCCTGTAATAAAGGCCGAACGCCCTGCTGTACACGATTGTTGTCCGTAAGCATCGGTAAAACGAATACCTTCTTTAGCAATTCGATCTATATTTGGAGTTGTATACCCCATCATACCGCTATTATACGCGCTGGTATTAAACCAGCCAATATCGTCACCCATTATCACCAAGATATTGGGCTTTTTCTGTGCATAAACACTACTCACCACACAAAAGGCTAGTAGAGCTTTAAATAGTCCATTTTTTCTCATAAAAAACTTAAATTTAATAGTTAATTGATTAACACTAAGTACACATACTATTGATGTAAGCATGTTGACACTTTAAACTTACAAAAAATTTGGCTACCTTTTGCTAATCTGAATGTTATATATAAAAAAACAGGCATTGTTAAATAACAATACCTGTTTTAATATGTTTAGCATTAAGACCTAGTTTCTTGTAGGTGTTTGTAAAGTTTGGATTACTTTATCTATACTTAACGAACTTCCTTTTCTTGGAGGGAATTCTTTAAATGTACCTAAGAATTTACCAACATAATCTTGAGCTGGTACCATCATCCACATTTGGTCTGCATAATTTCTAATGTATAATGCAGCGTCCATAGATACTTCAAACGGATCGTTTCTTAAGTTTAAGATAATTGGCCAAGATGGTGATTTTCTATACGCTTCGTTAATAGACCCTTCCATAATAGAGAAGTGTAATTTCCAATCGTCGTAACGTAATGCATTTAAGTTTCCTGCAGCATCAAAATAGAAAATCTCGTGTCTTAAACCTTCACCTTTTTTAAGCTCTCCTGTTAATAATGGTAATTGGTTGTAACCATCTAAGTGTGCTTTAAAAGTTTTACCAGCGTAAGACTTACCTTTTAATAATTCCTCTTTAACGTTAGGATTTCCAGCTGCCGCTAATAAGGTAGGCATCCAGTCTTCTTGAGAGAAAATATCGTTAATGACCGTTCCTGGCTTAATATGACCTGGCCATTTTACCATAGCAGGCACTCTAAATCCACCTTCCCAAGTTGTTCCTTTTTCTCCTCTAAATGGAATTGTTCCACCGTCAGGGAAAGTAAACTTCTCAGCACCGTTATCTGTAGAGAATACAACAATCGTGTTATCTTCTATACCTAATTCGTCTAATTTATCTAATACACGACCAACACCATCGTCTAATTCCATCATAGCATCAGCATATAAACCGTAACCAGATTTGTGTAAGTACTTGTCAGATAAGTGTGTCCATACGTGCGTACGTGTAGAGTTTACCCAAGCAAAGAATGGTTTTTTAGCTTTAGCATTCTTTTCAATAAACTTTAAAGCGGCATCGATAAATTCTGTATCGGCAGTCTCCATACGCTTAACCGTTAATGGCCCTGTATCTTCTACTTTACCATCGGCAGTAGATCTAAGCACACCTCTTGGCCCGTATTTTTTTCTAAATTCTGGGTTTTTAGGATAGAATTCTGTTTCTGGCTCTTCTTCTGCATTTAAGTGATATAAATTTCCGAAGAATTCATCGAAACCATGATTTGTTGGTAAGTGCTCGTCGCGATCACCTAAGTGATTTTTACCAAACTGTCCACTTGAGTATCCTAGTGGTTTTAATAATTCAGCAATAGTTGGATCGGCAGAGTTAATACCATGTTTAGATCCTGGCATACCAATAGTTAATAATCCTGTTCTAAATGGGTGCTGTCCTAAAATGAAAGATGCACGCCCCGCAGTACACGATTGTTGTGCATAGTGGTCTGTAAACAGAGCACCTTCATTAGCAATACGGTCTATGTTAGGTGTTGTACCACC encodes:
- a CDS encoding arylsulfatase — its product is MRKINFFKALLAFFVVGNAFAQNKPNIVVFWGDDVGMWNISAYHNGMMGGTTPNIDRIANEGALFTDHYAQQSCTAGRASFILGQHPFRTGLLTIGMPGSKHGINSADPTIAELLKPLGYSSGQFGKNHLGDRDEHLPTNHGFDEFFGNLYHLNAEEEPETEFYPKNPEFRKKYGPRGVLRSTADGKVEDTGPLTVKRMETADTEFIDAALKFIEKNAKAKKPFFAWVNSTRTHVWTHLSDKYLHKSGYGLYADAMMELDDGVGRVLDKLDELGIEDNTIVVFSTDNGAEKFTFPDGGTIPFRGEKGTTWEGGFRVPAMVKWPGHIKPGTVINDIFSQEDWMPTLLAAAGNPNVKEELLKGKSYAGKTFKAHLDGYNQLPLLTGELKKGEGLRHEIFYFDAAGNLNALRYDDWKLHFSIMEGSINEAYRKSPSWPIILNLRNDPFEVSMDAALYIRNYADQMWMMVPAQDYVGKFLGTFKEFPPRKGSSLSIDKVIQTLQTPTRN